A segment of the Amycolatopsis thermophila genome:
GCCTCGGGCGCGGCACGACCGGCGTCGAGCAGAACGCGCAGGTCGTTGCTGAGCCGGTCGTGCAGCAGCAGCCATTCGAGCAGGACGGCGGCGGCCAGCGCGGCCAGCGCGGCCAGACCGCGCCACAGCGGCCGCAGGCCCGCTCGCGGGCGGCGGGGCACGGGCACCAGGGGTGCGCGTGCCGGCGGGGTCGCGGCGGGCTCGGGCCGTCGCCCCAGGGCGGCGTTCACGAGGACCGCGACCTCGGCGGCCACGCGCTCCGGATCGGGCCCGGCCAGCCGGGAAGCCACCTCGGGCGCCGCCGCGCCCGCCGCGATGTCCCGGGCCGCGTCACGCAGGGTACGGCGAGCCCGTTCGTCGCTTCGGACGTTGTCCGCCAACAAGGTCAGCAGTGCGGCGAGGCCGGAGCGGTCGAGCGGGCCGGGCGGACCGGTGGTCAGCACCTCGCCGTGGTGGTCGACCAGGACCGATGCCGCCGGCCCGGCGACCGGTGCCCGGCCGAGTGCTGTGACGATTCCGTGGGCGAGGAAGAGCGCCTGCTCGCCCGTGACATCACCGACGCGCAGCAGCCGCCGCACCGTGAGAGTCCCCGTGGGGTGCGCGATCTCCGCCCGCTGGACCATCCCCGTTACCTCCCCGCACCGTCCAGTTTCGCCCGGATGCCGCAGAGGGCAAGGCTTTCGGGGGCCAGCGGCGCCCGATCGTTATTGAGGAGGCCGGCGAGTGCTCCCTGATCAAGGCGCGGGGCGGTCGTCCACCCGCTCGCCGATCACCAGTGTGGGGGACAGGCGGCGGACGTCCTTTCCGGACGGTGCGGGCCGTGCGCGGGCGAGGTCAGCCGCAGTGTGATCAGCTCCGGCTCGGCCGGTGCTGGGCAGCATCCCCCGGCGCGGCCCCCGTGACCCACTGCTGCACGCCGTCGCGACCGGCCCGGTCCTGCACCACTCCGCACCGGGCACGACACCGTCTTCCTCGAGCGTCGCTCACCGGTCAACCGGCCGCTCCGGGCTCGGGCGCCCCGTCCGTTCCCAGCCAGGCGAGCGCGGCGACGGTCATCGCGCTGACGCCGGTGTCGAGCGTCGGCTGGATGACGGGTGCGAACCTCGGGCTGTGGTTGACCGGGATGTCGCGGGCGAGCGTGCCCCGCTTCTCGGCGTCGGCGTACTCGGCCGGGTCGATGCCGCCGAACCCCCAGTAGGTGAACGGCGCGCCGAACGCCCGCGGGATCTGGCTCATGTCCTCGCTCGCGGTCTGCCGCTCGATGGTGTGGGACTCGTCGAAGTACCGGGCGAACGCGGCCGCGACCCGCGCGGTGGGTTCCTCGTCGTTGATCGTCGGCGGGAAGGAGGTGATCCGCTTGATCTCCGGGGGTTGCGGGGACCCGGACGCCGCGCATTCGGCTCGCACGATCCGCTCGACGGCCTCCAGCACGTGGGTGCGCGTCGCGTCGTCGTAGGTGCGCACGTTGAGCTGGATCACCGCGCTGTCCGGGATGATGTTGGGCCCGGACCCGGCGTGGATGCTGCCGACGGTGAGCACCGCGGGGGTGGTGGCGGCCAGCTCCCGGGCGACGACGGTCTGCAGGCGCACGACGATCATCGCGGCCATTACCACGGGATCCACGGCCGCTTCGGGCTTCGAGCCGTGCGCGCCGCGGCCGTGGACGGTCACCTCGAGACTGTCCGCGGCCGACAGGAACGAGCCCGCGCGGGTGCCGACGTACCCGGCGGGGTAGGGCAGGACGTGCTGGGCCAGCACGACATCGGGCGTGGGTGCCCGGCCGGTCAGCCCGTCGCCGATCATGGTGTCGGCGCCGTCGCCGTTCTCCTCCGACGGCTGGAACAGCGCCACGAACGTGCCCCGCCAGGCGTCCCCGGCTCCGGCGAGCAGCCGCGCGCACCCGGTCAGCGCGGCCACGTGCATGTCGTGCCCGCAGGCGTGCATGACCGGCTGGTCGCCGTCGGTGACCGTCGACGCGTACGGCAACCCGGTCGCTTCCCGCACGGGCAGGGCGTCCATGTCCGCACGGGCCATCACCACCGGCCCGGCGCCGTTGGCCAGGACCCCGACCACCCCGGTGCCGCCGATGCCCTCGGTGACGTCGTAGCCGGACTCGCGCAACGCCCGGGCGGCCTTGGCGGCGGTGCGGTGCTCCCGCAGGCCCAGTTCCGGGTGCCGGTGCAGATCCCGGTAGAGCTCCTCGAGATCGTCCCGGACGTCGGCCAGGCCGGCGAGGACCTGATGAACGCTCATCACGACTCCTCGGCCGGTGTCAACCGGTATCGAGTCTAGGAGGGTCTCGGCGCGGCCGCCCGGTGGCCGTCCTGCGTAGGGTGCCGGGTATGGCGGCGATCGAGACGATCACCCAGGTGACGCGCTACCTCGACCTGGCGGGGGTGTTCGCGTGCGCGATGCTCGGCGGGGCCATCGCGCGCGTCGAGCGGCTGGACCTGTTCGGGTTCCTCGTGGTGGGCAGCGTGTCCGGGCTCGGCGGCGGCGTCATCCGCGACACGCTCCTGCAACACGGCACGCCGGTCGCGCTGACCGACTACGCCTACCTGACGACCGCGCTGGCCGGCGCGCTGCTGTCGTTCGTGATCTCGATCAGCGAGAGCGCGTGGGACAAGCTGTTCACGGCTCTGGACGCGGCGGTGATCGGGTTCTGGGCGGTCACCGGGGCGCAGAAGACGCTCGCCGCCGGGTTGGGCTGGCTGCCGGCGATCCTGCTGGGCACGACGTCGGCCGTGGGCGGCGGGGCGCTGCGGGACATCTTGTTGCGGCGGGTGCCGGCCGTGTTCGGCGGCACCCCGCTGTACGGCACGGTCGCGGCGGCCGTCGCGGCCACCATGGTGATCTGCACCGACCTGGGCGTCCCGCTGGTGGGCATCGTGGTCGGCGTCGTGGGCGCCCTGCTGTTCCGCGTGGCCGCCGTCAGGTTCGGGTGGAACCTGCCCAACGGGCTGGAGTGGCAGCCGCACTCCCGGCTGGCGAGCGCGTGGCGCAACCGCCGCCAGCGCCGCAACCCGCCCCAGGACGGCACCAGCTGACCGGGGGTGCCAGGCGGCGCCCGTCACCGCTCGGAGGCGTTGTCCCTGCGGTGATCACCGGGGATGATCACCTCCTCGGTGCCCAGCCGGTGCTGGACCACGAGGGCCACCTGCCCCGTGCGCAGTGTGTTGAACCCCTTCCCGACGGAAACCTGGCGGGCCCGGCGTGCGGCGATCTCCTCTGCGGCCGACGACCCCGGCCGGGTACCCGCCGGAGGCCGGGTGCTGGAACCGGCGCCCCCGGTGGCGGGGGCGCCGTGTCGCCCGCCGACGATGGTCACTGTCGTCGTCGCAATCTCCGGTGTGCCCGACCGGTTCCGCGATGTGCGGGAACCGGCAGCACCGCCGGCAACGCGGCGCTCGGACCTACCGCGCGCGTTCGAGGACGAAGTCGTACCGGGCCAGCAGGCCACCGTCGCCCCGCGGCTGCGGGTCGAGGACGAGCTCGGGTTTGGTGGCGCGGGCCACGTCGTCATCGAGCCAGTCGCCGCCTTCGAAGTACAACTGGGTGGTGATCCGGCGATAACCCGGGGCGCGCACGATCAGGTGCAGGTGCGCCGGCCGCCAGGGGTGCCAGCCCGCCGCCTCGATGAGCTCGCCGGTCGGACCGTCGGTCGGGATCTGGTACGGGGCCGGCTTGATCGTGCTGATCTCGAACCGGCCCTGTCCGTCGCAGACCACGACCCCGCGCAGGTTCCCCTCCGGGACGTGCGCGGCGAACCCGCTGTAGTACCCCTCGTCGTCGGCGTGCCAGATGTCCAGCTCGGCTCCCGGGACCGGGTCGCCGTCGAGGTCCCGAACCTGACCGGTGAACACGAGCGGAACGCCCTTCTCGCCGGGGCGCATGGGCAGCTGCGTCACCGACGGCAGCTTCGGCCGGCCGGGCAGGTAGTACGGCCCCAGGATGCTTCCCTTGGTGCCGTTGCGCTCCTCCGATGCGACCTCCTCCACGACGTGCTCGACGAACACGTCCAGCAGCAGCGGCCACTCGCCGCCCTCGCCGACCTCGATCAGCCACTGCTTGGCGGCCTGGAACTCCGGGTAGGTCACCTTCTTCGCGCGGATGGCGGCGTGTACCCCGTCGAGCACCGCCGACACGACATCGCTGGTCCGTTCCGCGGAGACCGCCGGCGTGGCGTGGTCCTCGGTGCGTGCGGAACGGAAGACCTGCGTGGCGGAGGCGCCGGCGCCGGCGGCGGTCGGCGGGTGTTCGGTGGCGGTCATCGGATGCTCCCTCCGTGGCGGGTTGTCCGCCGGACAGTCGCACGACCCCGTGAACCCGGCGGAAACGCGCGACGGGCGGTGCTTTCGGTCCGGTTCACGGGAATGCCGGATTCTCGTGGGCGACCGGGCAGGGCCGGACGTGAGGAGTGCGTGATGGACAGGACCGAGTTCCGGCGGGTGGCCGGCCACTTCGCCAGCGGTGTCACGGTGGTGACCGCGCGGCACGACGGTGCCGACTACGGCATCACCCTCAGTGCGATGTCCTCGTTGAGCCTGGATCCGCCGATGGCGCTCATCTGCGTGAACCGGTCGGTTCCCTCGCACGACGCGATCAAGGCCAGCGGCGTGTTCGTCGCGCACGTGCTGGCCCGGCACCAGAAGGGTCTCGCGAGCCAGTTCTCCCGGCCCGCCACCGACAAGTTCTCGGGTGTCGAGTGCACCCGCAGCGCTGCCGGGCCGCTCGTCATCGCCCGGACCCTCGCACATTTCGTGTGCCGGGTCGCGCACACCGTTCCCGGCGGCACGCACACCGTGTTCCTGAGCGACGTCCTGTCGGCGGAAACAGCGTCGGGGCTGGAGCCGTTGATCTACTACCGCGGCGGTTTCGGCCGCCTCACCGAGGAGGCGGACGTCACCGCCCCGCGGGCCTACGTTCCGGCCGAACACGAGGACGATCTCGTCGGGGCCGGGGTCACGCCGGCGCCGTTCCGCCTCGGGTCCTTCTACCTCTCCTGACGCGCGATCACCGGCGCAGGTCGTCCAGCAGCCTGCGGGTGCTGGACGCGGGTCTGGTGCCGAGCTGGCCGAGCGCCTGCTCGCAACCGCGGTACGTCGCGATCACCCGGTCGGTGTCACCGAGGGCGTCGGCTACCCGCATCTTCAGGCGCCACATCGATTCCCGGAAGGGGTCCTCGGTCAGCACCTCCTCGGCCAGGGTGTTCGCCCGGGAGAAATCGCCCGTCGCGAAGGCCAGCTCCGCGGCTTCGCACCGGGTGTCGACGCACAGCACCGCCAGCTGTTCCCGCCGGTGCTCGACCCACGGCGACGACAGGTCCGGCAGGTATTCGCCACTGGCGATGGACAGCGCCGAGGACAAGGTCGCCAAGCGGTCCGCGCCGCGCAGGTCGGCCGCTTGCGAGATCAGACACTGCAGCCGGCCGGAATCGCTGCCCACCACGACGTGCTCGCTCAGCCGGATGAGGCCGCCCTCGGCGCGCACGGAATCCTCCGGTAGCACTTCGCGGAGTTTGCGCAGCGCCTGCCTGAGGTAGGCACCCGTCGAATCGTCGTGCCGCCCGGCGAAGAGGGCGTCGACGAGTTCCTCCTTCGTGGCTTCGCGCTGACGGCGAGCGGCGAGGTAGGCCAGCAGTTCGTAGCTCTTCTTGATCCGGGGCCGTACTTCACGCCCGTTGACGTGGATCGCCACCCGGCCGAATTCGGTCAGCCGGATCGTCGGCGCGAGCGGGCCCGCCAAAGCCACCCCACGGGACATCAGGGCCCGGCCCAGTTCGTGCCAGGGCGAGTCGGCGTCCGGTTCGGCGTCGAGACGCCGCGACAGCACGAGCGGAAAGCTGGTCAGGGCCTCGAGCAACAGGTGGTTCGAGCCCTGTCGCTCCGCCGCGGCGAGGGCCAGGTCGCTCGCGCGGTCGGATCGTTCTTCGTCGCCGGTGCGCCATTCCGCCTCGGCCAGGTAGATCGCCGCGGCGGGGAGCGAGAGGATGCGATGCCCGCGCTGCATGCTCGACACGGCCTCACGCAGGCACTCCGTCGCCGCCCGGTCGTCCCCGTCGAGCAGCTGGGCCAGGCCCAGCCAGGTCGCGGCCTGCTCGGCCACGAACGCGTAGTCGCGTCCCACCGGGTGGCTGCGCACCCGTTCCAGCGCCGCCCGGGCGCTGGTGGTGTCCCGGTTGAACCGCAGTTCGAGCGCGGCCTCCTCGACGTAGCTCAGCAGCTCCAGCATCACCGATCCGCTCGCGCGCAGCCGTTCCCGTCCCTTGAGCAGGGCCCGCCAGGCCTGGTCCGGTTCGCCCAGCCGGCGCAGGAGCTCGACGCTGAACAGCGAGTACAACCACACCCCTGGGTCGCGCTCGGCGCAGATCGCCCGGTACAGGGTCGCCGCCTCGTCCACGTGACCCATCGCGAGGAGCGCGCCCAGGCGCCAGGATTCCGTCGCCTTGACGGCCCACGGAAGCGACGGCGGGTCGAGCAGCCGGGGGAAGTTGCCGTGGTAGTAGTGCACGCGCATGGTCAGCGCGTCGAGCGGCCCGCCGCTGAGCGCGCCACCGGCCCGCGGCTGCGGGACGTCGTCGAGCAGGGTCATGCAGTACCGCATGGCGTCGAGGTCGGCGCCGGCCCGGCCGGCGGCGAGGACGGCGCGGATGTCCTCGAGCCGTCCCGCGTGCAGATAGCACCAGGCCATCATGGCGGCGAGCTTGCTCGAGGACCCGGCGACCTCGTCGCGGCGGCCCGCCCGGGCGAGCCGGTCGGCGATCCGGACACCCAGGCGGTAGTTCTCGTCGGAGATGGCCAGCATCAACTCCGCTCCGGTGAGACGGACGTGCTCGTCGTCCCGTACCGGTGCCAGCCGGTCCAGCCAGTGTTTCGCGACCGGGAAGTCCGCGCGTTCCATGACGGTGTCGATGACCTGCTCGGCCACGGCGGCCGCCGCGCGGAGCTCCCCGGCCTGCAGGTACTCCTCGACGGCTTCCTCCAGGTGCTTTTCGCCGGCCAGCAACCGGGCGTGCGCCGCGTGCCGGGCCCGCTGGGTCTCCGCGTCCAGACGCTCCAGGCGGGCCAGGAGGTATTCGCGGAACCGCGGGTGGCAGCGCAGCGCGAGGCCGTCCCACGCGGCCGGCAAGCGCTTGTGCCGCAGGCGGTGCATCCGCGCGGCGGCGTCGGTTACGCCGAGCGCCTCCGCCCGGGCCGGCGTGACCTCGTCGAGCAACGCGGTCTCGACCAGGAAGTCCCGTTCCTCCGCGGACAGCTGGGCGAGGATGTGCGTGGCCAGGTAGCCGTGCAGCGGATCCGCCTCGCCACCGAGGCCGCTGGCGTGATCGGCGGAGCGCCACGCCTCGAACAGCACTCCGGTCACCCAGCCGCCGGTCACGGCGACGGCTTGCTCGGGGTCGACGTCGGGGAAGTCGGCGCGCGACAGCGCGACCGCCGCTTCTTCCGCGGTGAAGGCGAGATCCTGCTCGCCGAGCACCGGGAGCCAGGCGACCCGGCTGATTCCGTCCCGGACGAAAGCCAGTTCCTGACGGCTGATGAGCACGACTCGCGCGCCGGCGGGCGCGTACTCGAGGAAGGCCTCGACGACGGCCAGCGACGCGGGCACCCTCGCCAGGCATTCCATGTTGTCCAGGACCAGCAGCAACTCCCGGTCGCCGATCGCTTCGGCCAGCATCCCGGCGACCTCGGTGTGCGCGAGGCCCGCGGCGAGCGCCTTCCTGATCAGTCCCGCAACACTCGGCACGTGAACCGCGAGCGCGGCCTCGAGGTAGGTGAGCAGCCGCCCGGTCGCGGCCTCCGTCGTGTCCACCGACAACCAGCAGAGGGGCAGGCCGAGCCCGCGTACGGTCTGGGCGACCGCGGTCGTCTTCCCCGCACCCGCCGTGGCGTACACGCAGACGACACGGTTGTGCCGGATCAGGCGGGTGAGTTGCTCCTCCAGCCGCGGACGTGGCACCGCCGAGGCGGGAACCGGTGACGGCATGATCTTGCGGCGGATGATCCGCGAGGTCGCCGGCACAGGACCACCGGCGGCTTCCGGCGGGCGGGCATCGGGAAGGTCATGAGCCGCCATGGCCACCATCCAACGCTTCGGAACCGGGACTGGGAAGTACACGATCGCGCCTGCCGGGCGGCCCGGAGGTCCGGGACCGCCCGGCAAGCGTGCGTCAGGCGTGCGCCGCGGCCCGAGCCGGGAACGGCAGGGCCTGAGCGGCCAGCACCTTCAGGCCGGCCTGGAAGTTCAGGCCGTAGCGTCCCTGCAGTTCCACCATGAACAGCGCGTTCTGCTCGAGCACCCGCGAGTTGCGCAGGGCGCCCGCGTCGATCGGGCGCAGCCCGCTCGATTCCACCAGTTCGGCCACCCGCGCCTTGGCCTCGTCGGAGTCGGAGGCGAGGAAGACGTCCACGACCGTGCGGTCGAAGGCGTCGTCGGCGAGCACCGGCGCGAACGTGGTGTTGAACGCCTTGACCACGTGCGCCCCCGGGATCCGGCGCTGGATCTCCTCCCCGGCGCTGGTGTCGTAGTCGGTGATCAGCCCGTCGAACGTCTCGTTGAACGGGTTGGCGATGTCCACCACGACCTTGCCGCGCAGCAGGTCGCTCAGTTCCACGGCGATGCGCGTCGACTGGGAGTACCAGGTCGCCAGTACCACGACGTCGCAGCCGCTCGCGACGGCGTCCTTCGTCGCGGCGGCCTCGATCGTCCCGGGCCCCTGGCCGCCCAGTTCCTGGGCCAGCGCGCGGCCCTTCTCCTGGCTGGATCCGGCGACGAAGACCTGGTGCCCGCCGTGGATCAGCCGCCGGGCGATGACCCGGCCCATGTTGCCGGTGCCGATGATGCCGACCTTCATGATTGTTCCTTTCTTCCGAAGCCGTGGCAGGGAAAGACGCATGGCGCTCAGGTGTGGGCAGGTGCGCCCTCGACGGGCTGCCACCGCGGCCAGGCATCGCCGGTCCAGCCGTCCAGGTCGTACTCGCTCATGCACTGGTCGACCATCGCGCGCAGCCGGTCGTTGTCGCCCAGCGCTTCCCCGGTGAAGTAGGTCTCGACGCGGTTGCCCTCGTAGCTGCCGGAGAAGTTGCGCTCGTGCACCTCGGCTCGCCCGGCGAACTCCGTCGCGAACTCGTCCCAGACCAGCCGGACCAGCTTGACCCGCTCCTCGGCCGAGAGGGTGGCCGACTTCCAGTAGCGGTCGAGCCAATGCCGGATCGCCGGGTTCTTGAAGTCCTGCGCGGAGGAGGGGATCTGGATGAACCCGCCGGCCATCAGGTTGTGGAACACGGTGCGGACCTTGGTGAAGATGTCGCCGTAGCAGTTGCGCCACTGCAGCGCGTACCGGATGTTCGGGTGCACGTACGGCTCGCCGCTGGGCACCGGGTCCGGTTCCGCGGCCATCGCGCCGACGAGCGCCCACAACTGGTGGCGCAGTCCCAGAACCTCGCCGATCGAGGCCTGCACCCCGCGGAAGGCGGAGATCTGGTTCATGTCGGTGACCTTCAGCAGCAGCCCGCACAGGAAGTCGAGCTTGACCGCCGTGCGGGTGCAGGCGTGGAAGCAGAACCGGGCGGCGAAGTCCCGCGGGAACAACCCGTTGACGACCTCGGGGTTGCGGTAGGCGGTGACGTTCTCCCACGGGATCAGCACGTCGTCGAGGATGATCGAGTAGTCGGTCTCGTCGAACCGGCTGGACAGCGGGTAGTCGAAGGGCGTCCCGACCTTCTTCGCGAGGTACTCGTAGGAGTACCGGCCGATCAGCTTCACGCCGGGGGCGTCGAAGGGTACGAAGAACCCGAGTGCGAAGTCCTTGTCGTCCGCGCCGAGACCGGCCGCCGGGATGTACTGGCTGACGTAGGTCACGTGGCTGAAGGCAGCGCCGGTGGAGATCATCCGCGCGCCGCGCACCACGATGCCGTCGTCGCGTTCCTTGACCACGTGCATGTAGGTGTCCCGCTGCTGCGCGATCGGCTTCATCCGGTCACCGGCCGGGTTCAGCAGGCTCAGGTTGACGAACATGACGTCGTCGGTGACCTTTTCGTACCACCGGCGGACGTTGCCGGCGAACTCCCCGTAGAAGTCGGCGTCGGCCGCCAGCCCGGCGACCAGCGCGGCCTTGTAGTCGGGCCCGCGGGACAGGCTGCCGTAGCTCATCCGCGCCCACTCGGCGATCGCGTTCCGCGCTTCGAACAGGTCCTGCGACGAGGTGGGGATCTTGTAGAACTTGTGCGAGCGCGTACCGCGTTCGGTCTCGAACGTCAGGACGTCCCGCTTCGCGGGGTCGTGCAGCGAGTCGTACATCCGCGCGACGGAGTGCGCCGCGTTGGTGAAGGCGGGGTGCCTGGTGACGTCGTCGACGCGCTTGCCGTCGAGGTAGAAGACGCGGCCGTCCCGCAGGCTCTCCAGGTACTGCGCGCCGGTGGGCGGTTCTTTCGCCAGGCGGGGTGGTGCGAGGTCCCGTGAGACTTCCGGCCGGTCGGCGATGGCTGTCATCGGCTCTCTCCTTCTCCTGGTGGTGGCGCTCCCGAACCGGCGGGCGGCCGGGGTGCCGGAAAGAGTGCGATGGTGACGTGAACCACACCGAAATCCGCGGCGGCTGTGCGACGGCGCCGTCAGCGTGCGTAGTTCGCATCCAGCGCCGGGCGCGCCGGCTCCCAGCCGATCTTGCCGGCGTCCCAGCCCTCGGCCAGGGGAACCCACCAGAAGAAGGTGACCTTGCGTTCGGCGAACAGCCACCTCCCGTCCTGCCGCACCAGTGAATCGGTGTACCGGCCGGCCGCGACGTGCGCCTCGCCCTCGACCACGCAGGGTTGGTACAACCAGGTTTCCCCGGAGGCGACGTCACCGTCCACAGTGACCGTCTCATTGGCACTGAAGTGCCACCAGGCGGTGAGCGGTCCGCGCTGCAGCCCCGCGAAGAACGTCCGCAGCTCGGCGCGCCCGCTGGCGGTGGACAGGCCGACGAACCGGCCCTCCTCGGTGAACAGATCGGCCAACTGGTCCCAGCGCCCGTCATCCAGGTACTGGCAGTACCTCGCGCGCAGCTGACCGATCTCGTGGACGTCTTCCAGCCGCCTGATCCGCGCCTCGAGGTCGGTCATGCAGCGCCTCCTCGTTGAGTACGAACGATCGTTCTCAGCGTAGGCCCGCGCTCCGGGCCCGGGCAAGGTCAGCCGTCGAGGCGGGTTTCCAGCAGGGCGAGCGCGTACCGGGCGTGCTGCTCGGCGAGGGCCTCCTTGGACAGCTGCCCCTCCGGGTGGTACCAGGTGGAGATCGCCGAGCACATCGAGACGATGTTGCGCGCCGCGCCGTCGGGGTAGGGCGTGGGGAACCGGTTCCCGGCCACGCCGTCGGCGATGATCTCACCGAAGATGGCCTGGGTGCTGTCCCGCGCGCGCACGACCCGTTCCCGGTGCTCGCCGTGCAGGTAGCGGATCTCGCTGATGGCGACGAGTGCGGCCGTCTGGTGGTCGACGACGAACCCCACGTAGGCCTTGACGGCCTCCCGCAGCCGGTCGGCCGGGTCGTCCCCGGCGTCCCGGACCGCGGTGCTCGTGCGGTGGAGCAACTCGTCGTTGGCGCGCCGCAGCAGTTCGGCCAGCAGGTGCGATTTCGACGGGAAGTAGTTGTAGAGGTTGGACAGGCTGGTTCCGGCGCCGGCGGCGACATCACGCATCGAGGCGCCGTTGAAGCCCTTCTCCCCGAACGCCGCCAAGGCGGCGTTGAGGATCGCCGCCCTGGTGCCCCCACTCGACTCGCTGATCAGACCGGCGACGGGAGAACGACTGTTCATCCGGCGAGATTACCCGAGGGGAAGTCCGCATTCCGCGCGCGAGGTGCGCAGGTGGGGAGACGAAACCCGGCCGGGTGCCGGAGCTGTTCCCACGCGCAGCCGCCTCGGCGCACACGCCCGGCCGGGGCCGGGCCTTGACGGTGCCCGGGTCGGCTGCTTCACTACCTGAACGGTCGTTCGTTCTCACCCGGCCGTGTGGACGATCAACGAGGAGGTCCCCGGTGTCTACCGACCGTGACGTGTCCCCGCCGCCCCGATCCGGCGCGGCTCACGGTGGTCCGGTCGTCGACGAGCGCAGGATGCGCAACCTCGCATTCGCCTCGATCGCGTCGACCGTGCTCGAGTGGTTCGACTTCCTGGTCTACTCGACCGCCGCGGCCCTGGTGTTCGGTCCGTTGTTCTTCCCGGCACTGGGCGGGGTGCAGGGCACGCTCGCTTCGTTCGCGACGCTCGCGGTCGGGTTCGTCTCCCGGCCGCTCGGCGGCGTGCTCGCCGGGCACATCGGCGACCGGTACGGGCGCAAGGTCCCGCTGGTCGGCTCGATGGTGCTGATGGGCGTCGCGACCTTCGTGGTGGGCCTGCTGCCGACGTACGCCGCCATCGGGATGTGGGCGCCGATCCTGCTCGTCGTCGCCCGCATCGTCCAGGGGCTCGGCGTGGGCGCGCAGTGGGGCGGCGCGGCGATGCTGCTGGTCGAGCACGCGCCGCTGGCCAAACGGGGATTCTACGGGTCGCTGGTCAACACCGGCACGATCCTGGGCGCGGTCCTGGGCAACGGCTTCTTCCTGGTTCTCACCGCGCTGGTGCCGGCGGGGTCGTTCGAGGCGTGGGGCTGGCGGATCCCGTTCCTGTCGGGGCTGCTCCTGGTGTTCGTCGGGATCTACGTCCAGCTCAAGATCGAGGAGAGCCCGGTGTTCAACGAACTCCGCCGGTCCTCCTCCGCCGCGGCGCGCCGGGCCGGTGTGCGCAAGGCCCCGGTCGGCCAGGCGATCCGCTTGTACTGGCGGCAGATCCTGCAGGCGGTCTGCGCGTTCTTCGTGGTCAACGGAACCTTCTACATCTTCATCTCGGGAATCCTGGACTACGGGACGAAAACGCTCGGCCTGGACCGCACGCCGATGCTGCTCGTGGTGATGCTCGCGGGGCTCACGCAGGTGGTGACCATCCCGGTGTTCGGCGCGTTGTCCGACCGGGTCGGGCGCAAGCGGATCTACCTCGCGGGCGCGGTGGCCATGGCCGTCGCCGCCTTCCCGATGTTCTGGCTCATCGACACCGGCAGCCTGCTGTGGCTCGGGGTCGCGCTGGTCGCCGGGTTCACGATCCACGCGGCGATGTACGGGTGCCAGACCGCGATGTACGCGGAGATGTTCCCGGCCGACGTCCGCCTTTCCGGCGCGTCACTGGGTTTCCAGATCGCGTCGGTGCTCGCGGGCGGTCTGGCGCCGATGATCACGACCGCACTGGTGGCCACGTTCGGCGGGTCGTCGGCGGTGTCGGTGTACATCATCGCGATGGCCGCGGTGACCGTCCTCGGCGTGAGCACCATCCGGGAGCGGTTCCGGCGCGACCTCTACGAGGTGTCCGGCGACCGGGAAGCACGTGCGGCGTGAACGGTGGAGGTGGCGTGTACTTCGAGGAATTCCGGGTGGGCCGGCGGTTCACGGCGGGACCACGAGTGGTGACCGAGGAGGACCTGGTGCGGTTCACCGCGCTCAGCGGCGACGATCATCCGCTGCACACCAGCGCCGGATACGCCCGGTCCACGTCGTTCGGCGAGCCGGTCCTGCAGGGCTCCTTCGGTGCCGCGGTCGCGGCCGGGCTGTGGACCCGGCTCGGCCTGGTCGCCGAGTCGATCGTGGCCGCCGTGGGGGAGAGCTGGACCTACCACCACCCGATCAAGGTGGGCGACGAGCTCTCCCTCGCGGTGACGATCGTCCGCCTGCAGGACAGCCGCGGGGGCGGTAAGGGACTGGTGACCCGGTACAACGAACTGCTCGACGGCGACGGGACCGTGCTCCAGTCCGGCACGGCCACCGCGCTGGTGCGGGCCGGCGAC
Coding sequences within it:
- a CDS encoding MFS transporter — protein: MSTDRDVSPPPRSGAAHGGPVVDERRMRNLAFASIASTVLEWFDFLVYSTAAALVFGPLFFPALGGVQGTLASFATLAVGFVSRPLGGVLAGHIGDRYGRKVPLVGSMVLMGVATFVVGLLPTYAAIGMWAPILLVVARIVQGLGVGAQWGGAAMLLVEHAPLAKRGFYGSLVNTGTILGAVLGNGFFLVLTALVPAGSFEAWGWRIPFLSGLLLVFVGIYVQLKIEESPVFNELRRSSSAAARRAGVRKAPVGQAIRLYWRQILQAVCAFFVVNGTFYIFISGILDYGTKTLGLDRTPMLLVVMLAGLTQVVTIPVFGALSDRVGRKRIYLAGAVAMAVAAFPMFWLIDTGSLLWLGVALVAGFTIHAAMYGCQTAMYAEMFPADVRLSGASLGFQIASVLAGGLAPMITTALVATFGGSSAVSVYIIAMAAVTVLGVSTIRERFRRDLYEVSGDREARAA
- a CDS encoding TetR/AcrR family transcriptional regulator; translation: MNSRSPVAGLISESSGGTRAAILNAALAAFGEKGFNGASMRDVAAGAGTSLSNLYNYFPSKSHLLAELLRRANDELLHRTSTAVRDAGDDPADRLREAVKAYVGFVVDHQTAALVAISEIRYLHGEHRERVVRARDSTQAIFGEIIADGVAGNRFPTPYPDGAARNIVSMCSAISTWYHPEGQLSKEALAEQHARYALALLETRLDG
- a CDS encoding MaoC/PaaZ C-terminal domain-containing protein, which encodes MYFEEFRVGRRFTAGPRVVTEEDLVRFTALSGDDHPLHTSAGYARSTSFGEPVLQGSFGAAVAAGLWTRLGLVAESIVAAVGESWTYHHPIKVGDELSLAVTIVRLQDSRGGGKGLVTRYNELLDGDGTVLQSGTATALVRAGDGGARPTNRDVGTVAWGKALADTLTANPAFTSAVASWDGTIGLRGGEHEVHLRVYRGRIIDVTRRSPHGATFTFGASDKTWADLLTAEEGRFGTRLMTGEFASTGDPYEYLRLTKALEIIVDAARELAARSEDSEVPA